In one window of Oryza sativa Japonica Group chromosome 9, ASM3414082v1 DNA:
- the LOC107275478 gene encoding agamous-like MADS-box protein AGL29, with the protein MVMVTAAAARRRPSLGRQKIEIRRIESEEARQVCFSKRRAGFFKKASELSILCSADVAAVVFSPAGKAYSFGHPSVEFLLDRFLSSSLPATAGKEEGSSVSVVAELNRQYGELRAMVDAHKARRERAEKTMEKQRQRQPAAWMDPEAEVGRMAPEELMALGTKLVAVQGGVAARADQMLRDALLLGRRPNTTTTTTTRAPPGFFHLHPHF; encoded by the coding sequence ATGGTGATggtgacggcggcagcggcgaggaggcggccgagCCTGGGGCGGCAGAAGATCGAGATCCGGCGCATCGAGAGCGAGGAGGCACGGCAGGTGTGCTTCTCCAAGCGCCGTGCGGGCTTCTTCAAGAAGGCCAGCGAGCTGTCCATCCTGTGCAGCGCCGACGTGGCGGCCGTCGTCTTCTCCCCCGCCGGCAAGGCCTACTCCTTCGGCCACCCGTCGGTGGAGTTCCTCCTGGACCGCTTCCTCTCGTCGTCGTTGCCCGCGACGGCCGGGAAGGAGGAGGGGTCGTCGGTCTCGGTGGTGGCGGAGCTCAACAGGCAGTACGGCGAGCTGCGCGCGATGGTGGACGCCCACAAGGCGCGCCGGGAGAGGGCGGAGAAGACGATGGagaagcagcggcagcggcagcccgCGGCGTGGATGGAtccggaggcggaggtgggtcGCATGGCGCCGGAGGAGCTGATGGCCTTAGGGACGAAGCTGGTGGCCGTGCAaggtggcgtggcggcgcgcgcggaCCAGATGCTGCGTGACGCGCTGCTTCTTGGCCGGAGGccgaacaccaccaccaccaccaccaccagggcGCCGCCCGGCTTCTTCCACCTGCACCCGCACTTCTGA